The stretch of DNA GCCACGGCCACGGCCTCGATGATGTGTCCTTCGGACCGAACCGGGTCCATCTGGGGCACCAAGGGATACATGGTCTGCCAAAATATCAACAACATCGAAGGCATCGACCTCTACGGTCTCGACCATCGCCTCACCCGCCATGTCGACGTCCCCGCGCAGCTCACCGGCTACGAGTACGAGGTGGCGAGCGCCGCCAACGCGATCCTCGACGGCAAGAGCGAGTGCGTTGAGATGCCCCACGCCGACACCCTGCGCATCATGAAGCTCATGGACCAGATCCGTGGCGAGTGGGGCCTGAAGTACCCGTTCGAACAGTGACGGTGTTTAACGCACGAGCAGCACAAAGGTCGTGAGATACAAAACCAGAACCGGCGGAAACTCGCCAATCCAGTGTTCGTATCTCACGACCTTTGTGCTCAGCACTTCCAGCGACAACTACCACGGGGCCAGAGTCCAATAAGTTGAAAAATACTTTTTAACTTATGCACCTTCTTAACCAAGTTGAAAAATACTTTTTAACTTGATATATTTTTACGAGAAGTTAAAAAACACTTTTCAACTTATGCATTCGAGGCATCATGATCGACAGACCGCAATATCTCCATCACTTGGAACAATGGCGGGACAAGCCTGTCATCAAGGTGGTCACCGGCGTGCGGCGCTGCGGCAAATCAACCATCCTGGAACTGTTCGCCAATCGCCTCATCTCGACCGGGGTGCCCCGCGACCACATCATCTCCGTCAATCTGGAACAACTTGAGAACGAGCCGCTGCTCGACTATCACCGGCTCCACGAATTCATCATCGAGCATTGCCAAGGCACGGGAACACACTATGTGATGCTTGACGAAATCCAAAATGTGCCCGACTTCCAAAAGGTCCTCGACAGCCTGCAGACCCACCCGGACATCGACCCGTACGTCACCGGCTCGAACGCGATGCTTCTGAACGGCACGCTCGCCACGCTCATTTCTGGCCGATACGTAGAGATACCGGTCATGCCGCTTTCGTTCGCCGAGTACTGTTCAGCGGCGCCGGAAGCGGAATCAATCCAACGAACCTGGTCACGCTACATCCATGACGGGTCCTTCCCCGCTACCACAGAATTCGACGGCGACGACACCCTCATCCACGACTATCTGGAAGGCATCCTCAACACCATTCTCATCAAGGACGTGTCACAACGTCTAGGAAGCACCCGCACCGGAGCGGTGGAGGCGGTCACTCGTTTCATGTTCGACAACATCGGCAACCTGACGACGGCGAAAACCATCAGCGACACGATGACCTCGTTCGGCACCCGCATCTCTG from Bifidobacterium sp. ESL0800 encodes:
- a CDS encoding ATP-binding protein, whose translation is MIDRPQYLHHLEQWRDKPVIKVVTGVRRCGKSTILELFANRLISTGVPRDHIISVNLEQLENEPLLDYHRLHEFIIEHCQGTGTHYVMLDEIQNVPDFQKVLDSLQTHPDIDPYVTGSNAMLLNGTLATLISGRYVEIPVMPLSFAEYCSAAPEAESIQRTWSRYIHDGSFPATTEFDGDDTLIHDYLEGILNTILIKDVSQRLGSTRTGAVEAVTRFMFDNIGNLTTAKTISDTMTSFGTRISAPTVTNLLEALCSAFILYPAQRYDVKGKRILKQERKYYAVDMGLRRILVSGKVRDTGRILENIVFLELKRRAGTVYVGQSTGGEIDFVTNGVDGPAYYQVSESVHNPKTLERELSSFRSIDDNYPKTLITLDDERPTSHNGIRQVYALDWLLEG